A single region of the Vicia villosa cultivar HV-30 ecotype Madison, WI linkage group LG4, Vvil1.0, whole genome shotgun sequence genome encodes:
- the LOC131599560 gene encoding nifU-like protein 3, chloroplastic produces MLGGSLSTPTTQTLKATRTTTVTMLCSSHRLLSTHFCLFKNLIAGNRRFSSNESCFLRGNQINIKQVFGLISRRPPRNKAAFVVSPRCVLPLTEENVERVLDEVRPGLMADGGNVALHEIDGLVVILKLQGACGSCPSSTMTLKMGIETRLRDKIPEILEVEQILDTETGLELTEESVESILSEIRPYLIGTGGGTLELVEISDYTVKVRLSGPAAGVMTVRVALTQKLRDKIPSIAAVQLIE; encoded by the exons ATGTTGGGTGGTTCactttcaacaccaacaactcaaactcttaaagcaacaagaacaacaacagttACAATGCTTTGTTCATCTCATAGATTATTATCAACACATTTTTGTCTTTTTAAG AATCTTATAGCAGGTAATAGAAGATTTTCCTCAAATGAGAGTTGTTTTCTCAGAGGTAACCAAAttaatatcaagcaagtttttgGGCTTATCTCTCGTCGACCTCCAAGAAACAAAGCAG CATTTGTTGTTTCTCCAAGATGTGTTCTACCACTGACAGAAGAGAATGTGGAAAGGGTTTTGGATGAGGTAAGGCCTGGCTTGATGGCTGATGGAGGGAATGTGGCCTTACATGAGATAGATGGTCTTGTTGTTATCCTCAAACTACAAGGAGCATGTGGATCATGTCCTAGCTCAACCATGACATTAAAGATGGGGATCGAAACTCGTCTTCGCGACAAGATTCCAGAAATCTTAGAAGTCGAGCAAATACTAGATACTGAGACCGGTCTTGAGTTAACCGAAGAAAGTGTCGAAAGT ATTCTTTCGGAAATTAGACCGTATCTTATTGGCACTGGAGGAGGAACATTAGAGCTTGTTGAGATAAGTGATTATACTGTTAAAGTTCGGTTAAGTGGACCGGCTGCAGGAGTCATGACAGTTCGCGTTGCCTTGACGCAGAAGCTGAGAGATAAGATACCTTCTATTGCTGCTGTGCAGCTGATAGAATGA